A stretch of Sulfurimonas autotrophica DSM 16294 DNA encodes these proteins:
- a CDS encoding lytic transglycosylase domain-containing protein, with the protein MIKYILTLFFPLLLMANLTYESNYNKELALLDSLDIEPSFLYDPIMNKMKARTLSKNKHFFKAMEEAYLFIPAIKSTLSKYNVPQEFLYLAMAESNFHTKAYSRKRAAGLWQFMPATGKLFHLKIDEYVDERRDLIKSTEAAAKYLSALHERFGKWYLAAIAYNCGGGALNKAIRKAKTDDLSVLLDARKHYIPRESRYYIRKIVALALIGSDEQYMLHSEYEYLLNRANAYSIATIKLPRGESLTRLSKLIHIPLKDLKKLNRHLKYDFVPPYSKGYDVYIPYIKLAEYKQKYYKEPMQNFYKVHVVRNGDNLSRIGKKYGVSYKVIKDFNKLRSNRLRIRQKLIIPIAKRSRHQKFKSKYYYMVKRGDSLESIARAHKISIKNIRAQNNIKGSLIRVGERLKLYE; encoded by the coding sequence ATGATTAAATATATATTAACCTTATTTTTCCCGTTATTACTTATGGCTAATTTGACGTATGAGTCAAATTATAATAAAGAGCTGGCACTGTTAGACTCGTTGGATATAGAACCCTCATTTTTATATGATCCTATTATGAACAAGATGAAAGCCAGGACATTATCAAAAAACAAACATTTTTTCAAGGCGATGGAAGAGGCATATTTGTTTATTCCTGCGATTAAAAGCACTCTTTCAAAATACAATGTTCCTCAAGAATTTCTATATCTTGCTATGGCTGAATCAAACTTTCATACAAAAGCTTACTCTCGCAAAAGAGCAGCCGGGTTATGGCAGTTTATGCCGGCAACAGGAAAACTTTTTCATTTGAAAATAGATGAGTATGTAGATGAAAGACGTGATTTAATCAAGTCAACTGAGGCAGCGGCAAAGTATCTCTCAGCACTTCATGAAAGATTTGGTAAGTGGTATTTGGCTGCCATCGCATATAACTGCGGTGGCGGTGCGCTGAACAAGGCAATCAGAAAAGCAAAAACGGATGATCTTTCTGTACTGCTTGATGCAAGAAAGCATTATATTCCAAGAGAAAGCCGTTATTATATACGAAAAATAGTTGCGTTGGCACTAATAGGCAGTGATGAGCAATACATGCTGCACAGCGAGTATGAGTACCTTTTAAACCGTGCTAATGCTTATTCCATTGCAACGATTAAACTGCCTAGAGGGGAGTCATTAACACGACTTTCAAAGCTGATTCACATTCCGCTCAAAGACCTGAAAAAGCTTAACAGACATTTGAAATATGACTTTGTTCCACCTTATTCCAAAGGCTATGATGTATATATTCCTTATATTAAACTTGCGGAATATAAACAAAAATATTACAAAGAGCCTATGCAAAACTTTTACAAGGTGCATGTAGTGAGAAATGGTGATAACCTTTCTCGCATCGGCAAAAAATACGGTGTTTCATACAAGGTTATTAAAGATTTTAATAAATTGCGAAGCAATCGTTTGAGAATCAGACAAAAATTAATCATTCCTATCGCAAAAAGAAGCAGGCATCAGAAATTTAAAAGTAAATACTATTATATGGTAAAGAGAGGAGACTCTTTAGAATCCATTGCCAGAGCACATAAAATCAGTATTAAAAATATACGCGCGCAAAACAACATTAAAGGTTCTTTAATCAGAGTCGGGGAAAGGTTGAAACTGTATGAATAA
- a CDS encoding TatD family hydrolase → MIIDTHIHLDDARYDEDLNAVLGRAREGGVKRFIIPGADLSTLEKAISIAERYDDVYFAIGVHPYDIEGFDITYFEKYVGHEKCVAIGECGMDYFRLEGSDEEKAQEKETQAKVFADQIEFAKKHKKPLIVHIRNASHDSKMILLDHNAGEVGGVLHCFNADDELLSLANENFYFGIGGVLTFKNAKKLVNILPHIPKEKLIIETDGPYLTPTPHRGERNEPLYTTFVAQKMSEILEISREEIEKITTKNALKLFHMS, encoded by the coding sequence ATGATAATTGATACACATATACATTTGGATGATGCAAGATATGATGAAGACTTGAATGCAGTACTAGGGCGTGCCAGAGAGGGCGGGGTCAAGCGTTTTATCATTCCCGGAGCTGATTTAAGCACTTTGGAAAAAGCCATTAGCATCGCTGAGCGTTATGATGATGTATATTTTGCAATCGGAGTGCATCCTTATGATATTGAAGGTTTTGACATAACATACTTTGAAAAGTATGTCGGGCATGAAAAGTGTGTGGCTATTGGCGAATGCGGCATGGATTATTTTCGCCTTGAAGGCAGTGATGAAGAAAAAGCACAAGAGAAAGAAACACAGGCAAAGGTTTTTGCAGATCAAATAGAATTTGCCAAAAAACACAAAAAACCTTTGATAGTCCATATTCGTAACGCTTCACATGATTCAAAAATGATACTTTTAGACCATAATGCAGGCGAAGTCGGCGGTGTTTTACACTGTTTTAATGCGGATGATGAGCTGTTGAGTCTTGCAAATGAGAATTTTTATTTTGGCATAGGCGGTGTTTTGACCTTTAAAAATGCCAAAAAGCTTGTAAATATTTTGCCCCACATACCAAAAGAGAAGCTCATTATAGAAACTGATGGACCTTATTTGACTCCTACACCACATCGCGGAGAGCGAAATGAACCGCTTTATACAACTTTTGTGGCACAAAAAATGTCAGAAATTTTAGAAATCTCAAGAGAAGAAATAGAGAAAATAACTACAAAAAATGCCCTGAAACTCTTTCATATGTCTTAA
- a CDS encoding AAA family ATPase, with product MIERFYLKDYLSFKETELNLQSGLIVFTGPSGSGKSILMESILASVGGSSCDAALCESCVTWDIDEESTSIDNDDVNVFKHIKKEKSRYFINNQSLSKKSISAVASNYLRHLSLKDFSDFENENLLGILDKRAGAKSQKVAKLKESYQKSFLEYQEVKKELHVIAEEERKIVELKEFAAYEIKKIQDINPTAGEDEELLQIKKELSKKEKVLSSIESASEIFNYEHLVSSALEALDEQSSFFDDAMNELREIFESAQEKFCALDEVDVEEVLNRIEALSGLKRRYGSIEEALEYKKQKETELAKYENIEVAKNDLHVRYEELSTLVQELANELSSLRAKALPAFIKDLNRYLNNLYLRDAKIHIRKTEYDIHGQDKLEIELDGVELSKISTGEFNRLRLAVLALKSEFMSSNGGVLMLDEIDANLSGEESMSVAKVLKQLSKHFQIFVISHQPQLTSMGDQHFLVYKDGKISKTKELSMDERVDEIARIISGESISNEAKKFAKELLEASKCVL from the coding sequence ATGATAGAAAGATTTTACTTAAAAGATTACTTGAGTTTTAAAGAGACAGAATTAAATCTGCAAAGCGGATTGATTGTTTTTACTGGACCAAGTGGGAGCGGGAAATCTATACTTATGGAGTCTATTTTAGCTTCTGTGGGTGGAAGCTCTTGTGATGCTGCTTTGTGCGAGTCTTGTGTTACATGGGATATTGATGAAGAGAGTACGAGCATAGATAATGACGATGTCAATGTATTTAAGCACATCAAAAAAGAGAAATCCCGTTACTTCATAAACAATCAAAGCCTTTCCAAAAAGTCCATTTCTGCAGTTGCTTCAAATTATTTGAGGCATTTGAGTTTGAAAGATTTCAGTGATTTTGAAAATGAAAATCTGCTTGGCATTTTAGATAAGAGAGCAGGGGCGAAGTCTCAAAAAGTTGCGAAGTTAAAAGAGAGCTATCAAAAGAGCTTTTTGGAGTACCAAGAGGTAAAAAAAGAGTTACATGTAATAGCTGAGGAAGAGAGAAAAATAGTTGAACTTAAAGAGTTTGCAGCCTATGAGATAAAAAAAATACAAGATATAAATCCGACTGCCGGAGAAGATGAAGAGCTTTTGCAAATCAAAAAAGAACTTTCTAAAAAAGAAAAAGTTTTAAGCAGTATAGAGTCTGCGAGTGAAATTTTCAATTATGAGCATTTGGTTTCTTCTGCATTAGAGGCTTTGGATGAGCAGAGCAGTTTTTTTGATGATGCTATGAATGAGCTTCGAGAGATTTTTGAAAGTGCGCAAGAAAAATTTTGTGCACTTGATGAAGTTGATGTAGAAGAAGTTCTCAACCGCATAGAAGCGCTTAGCGGGCTTAAACGAAGGTATGGCAGTATAGAAGAAGCGCTGGAGTACAAAAAGCAAAAAGAGACAGAACTTGCCAAATACGAAAATATAGAAGTCGCAAAAAATGACTTACATGTAAGGTATGAAGAACTCTCTACTCTGGTACAAGAGCTTGCAAATGAACTTAGCAGCCTCAGAGCTAAAGCATTGCCTGCTTTTATAAAAGATTTGAACAGATACTTAAATAATTTATATTTACGAGATGCCAAAATTCATATCCGTAAGACTGAGTATGATATACATGGACAAGACAAGTTAGAGATAGAACTTGACGGCGTAGAACTCTCAAAAATCAGTACAGGTGAATTTAACAGGCTTCGCTTGGCAGTTCTGGCATTAAAGTCAGAGTTTATGAGCAGCAACGGCGGTGTGTTAATGCTAGATGAGATAGATGCAAACCTTAGCGGTGAGGAGTCTATGAGCGTGGCAAAAGTTTTAAAACAGCTCTCAAAACATTTTCAAATTTTTGTTATTTCTCATCAACCGCAGCTTACTTCTATGGGCGATCAGCACTTTTTGGTCTATAAAGATGGTAAAATATCAAAAACAAAAGAGCTTAGTATGGATGAACGTGTAGATGAAATAGCCAGAATAATCAGTGGTGAAAGCATCTCAAATGAAGCCAAAAAGTTTGCAAAAGAGCTGTTGGAGGCAAGTAAATGTGTTTTATAA
- a CDS encoding integron integrase: protein MSAKKKLLDIVREKIRFMHYSISTEKTYIHWIKHYILFHNKKHPIDMAKKEIEEFLTFLAVKKQVSPTTQNQAFSAILFLYKEVLGLDTVEWNIQALRAQERKHIPVVLTKEEVQKVLQNLTGIYKLVTTLMYGCGLRMSEVLNIRIKDIDFGFNKLYIWDSKSLKDKTIPLPLKLKEELLVQVQRVQDIHVKDLEDGYGSVYLPFAYEKKYPNAKYETKWQFLFPMRNISKDPRSNLKRRHHIHPQTLGRNIKIASKKANLNKRVTSHIFRHSYATHLLQTGIDLRSIQELLGHKSVETTMIYTHHTFALATVVSAFSARHVVSEMNKAKLISPLDF from the coding sequence TTGAGTGCAAAGAAAAAATTGCTTGATATCGTTCGTGAAAAAATTCGTTTTATGCATTATAGTATTTCAACCGAGAAAACTTATATACATTGGATAAAGCATTATATACTTTTTCATAACAAAAAACACCCTATAGATATGGCAAAAAAAGAAATAGAAGAGTTTCTGACCTTTTTAGCTGTTAAAAAACAGGTTAGCCCTACGACACAGAATCAAGCATTTAGTGCCATTTTATTTCTTTATAAAGAAGTGTTAGGGCTTGACACTGTAGAATGGAACATACAAGCTTTACGAGCGCAAGAGAGGAAGCATATTCCAGTTGTACTTACAAAAGAAGAAGTACAGAAAGTTTTACAAAACCTCACGGGTATCTATAAATTAGTTACAACTTTGATGTATGGATGTGGCTTACGTATGAGCGAGGTATTAAATATACGTATTAAAGATATTGATTTTGGATTTAACAAACTTTACATTTGGGATTCCAAATCATTAAAAGACAAGACTATACCTTTACCGTTAAAATTAAAAGAGGAACTTTTAGTTCAAGTACAACGAGTACAGGATATACATGTAAAAGACCTTGAAGATGGCTATGGCAGTGTTTATTTGCCTTTTGCATATGAAAAAAAGTACCCAAATGCAAAATATGAAACAAAATGGCAGTTTTTATTTCCGATGAGAAATATTTCTAAAGATCCTAGAAGTAATCTAAAAAGAAGGCACCATATCCATCCTCAAACGCTCGGACGCAATATTAAAATCGCATCGAAAAAAGCAAATCTAAATAAGCGGGTGACTTCGCATATATTTAGGCATAGTTATGCAACTCATTTATTACAGACCGGCATAGACTTAAGGTCAATTCAAGAGCTTTTAGGGCATAAATCTGTAGAAACTACTATGATTTACACGCACCACACTTTCGCTTTAGCGACGGTGGTATCGGCATTTAGTGCCAGACACGTTGTAAGCGAGATGAACAAAGCAAAACTCATAAGTCCATTAGACTTTTAA
- a CDS encoding HNH endonuclease — protein sequence MKKEDIKRHLHTYSVYGKRRTTINHAFASAIAPSDNYDEKKINEALEFLEQNPNKDLKCVFCNNEAETWDHLVGLVKNGELRGFGHQIGNLVPCCKNCNSKKGSKEFDKFINQYDKIHFDKDELIELLSRYQMKFAKEIDLDLLKEKTPNEYKSFLKVKQEIFDLMEQADVLAEKLRKNILG from the coding sequence ATGAAAAAAGAAGATATTAAACGCCATTTACACACTTACTCAGTTTATGGCAAAAGACGTACAACAATAAATCATGCATTTGCATCAGCAATCGCACCAAGTGATAATTATGATGAAAAAAAGATAAATGAAGCATTAGAGTTTTTAGAGCAAAATCCAAATAAAGATTTAAAGTGTGTATTCTGTAACAATGAAGCGGAAACATGGGATCATCTTGTTGGATTAGTAAAGAATGGAGAGCTTAGAGGTTTTGGGCACCAAATTGGCAATTTGGTACCATGTTGTAAAAATTGTAATTCTAAAAAAGGTAGTAAAGAATTTGACAAATTTATTAATCAATACGATAAGATACATTTTGATAAAGATGAATTAATTGAACTACTTTCTAGATATCAAATGAAGTTTGCAAAAGAAATAGATTTAGACCTTTTAAAAGAAAAAACACCTAATGAGTACAAATCATTTTTAAAAGTAAAACAAGAAATTTTTGACTTAATGGAACAAGCAGATGTTTTAGCTGAAAAGTTACGAAAGAACATACTTGGCTAG
- a CDS encoding 5-carboxymethyl-2-hydroxymuconate Delta-isomerase, with amino-acid sequence MPHFVIDCSENILKLHSEDEVIKQVHTSAISTKLFNKNDIKVRVNSFKKYSTGDKKENFIHIFANIMEGRSIEQKLNLSKTIVKDLALMFPLVPHIGTNVIEFERATYFNKNMLNPNYQFSMP; translated from the coding sequence ATGCCGCACTTTGTAATAGATTGTTCAGAAAATATTTTAAAGTTACACTCGGAAGATGAGGTAATAAAACAAGTCCATACATCAGCTATCTCTACTAAACTATTCAATAAAAATGATATAAAAGTAAGAGTAAATAGTTTTAAAAAATACTCGACAGGAGATAAAAAAGAAAATTTTATTCATATATTTGCAAATATTATGGAGGGTAGAAGCATTGAACAAAAATTAAATTTATCAAAAACGATAGTTAAAGATTTAGCTTTGATGTTTCCATTAGTTCCTCATATAGGAACTAATGTAATTGAATTTGAGAGGGCAACTTATTTTAATAAAAATATGCTTAATCCAAACTATCAATTTTCAATGCCATAA
- a CDS encoding NAD(P)H-dependent oxidoreductase, with protein MSKKEDFLKMMDFRHACKLFDETKKISNEDMHYILEVGRKSPSSFGMEAWKFLVITNDELREKLKPFCWNQPQITTCSHLVVVLAGIETLKVESGVVRSQLMRRNMPEDKLDSFIKLYASHLSDVLNDDDKIYQWSARQTYIAAANMMSAAAFIKIDSCPIEGFEKENVEKVLELDTSKFQVAMMLPFGYRVNKQSKQLRSDFQSVVEFIN; from the coding sequence ATGAGTAAAAAAGAAGATTTTTTAAAGATGATGGATTTTAGACATGCTTGTAAACTATTTGATGAGACTAAAAAAATAAGCAATGAAGATATGCACTATATCTTAGAAGTTGGACGAAAATCACCCAGCTCTTTTGGTATGGAAGCATGGAAGTTTTTGGTTATTACCAATGATGAATTGAGAGAAAAATTAAAACCATTTTGTTGGAATCAACCTCAAATTACAACTTGCTCACATTTAGTAGTTGTATTGGCAGGAATTGAAACTTTAAAAGTAGAGAGTGGAGTTGTTCGTTCACAGCTTATGCGTCGCAACATGCCAGAAGATAAACTAGACTCTTTTATCAAACTTTATGCCTCACATCTTAGTGATGTTTTAAATGATGATGATAAAATATATCAATGGAGTGCAAGGCAAACTTATATAGCAGCTGCAAACATGATGAGTGCTGCTGCATTTATCAAGATTGATTCTTGCCCCATAGAAGGGTTTGAAAAAGAGAATGTGGAGAAGGTTTTAGAGCTAGATACAAGCAAGTTTCAAGTAGCTATGATGCTCCCATTTGGATATAGAGTAAATAAACAGTCAAAACAATTAAGATCAGATTTCCAAAGTGTGGTAGAGTTTATAAATTAG
- a CDS encoding CDP-alcohol phosphatidyltransferase family protein, with the protein MPKTQQPTILSYVKDLPNLLSLSGLACTLLAIYSSILGYYSIAMIGMVWAVAFDWADGLVARKLKGRTETDAKFGGQLDVLIDIVSYGVTPAILLLSYGHFEPIYLIGAFIMVAAAAIRLSYFSTYGLAGGTKYTGLALDNNSLILVFIFLFESFFTHEAFSIVLYISGVGLAILNVSEIKTPKLSGNPRNVYLLGAYTLVITAIYGLQLL; encoded by the coding sequence ATGCCAAAAACACAACAACCAACTATTCTTTCTTATGTAAAAGACCTTCCAAACCTTTTATCACTCTCAGGATTAGCCTGTACACTACTTGCTATTTATTCTTCTATTTTAGGTTACTACTCTATCGCTATGATTGGAATGGTTTGGGCTGTTGCTTTTGATTGGGCTGATGGATTAGTGGCTAGAAAACTAAAAGGTAGAACAGAAACAGATGCTAAATTTGGTGGACAACTTGATGTTCTTATAGATATAGTAAGCTATGGCGTTACACCAGCCATTTTACTTTTAAGTTATGGACATTTTGAGCCTATATATCTCATAGGTGCTTTTATCATGGTAGCAGCAGCAGCTATTCGTCTTAGTTACTTTAGCACCTATGGATTAGCAGGTGGTACAAAATATACAGGTCTTGCTCTCGATAACAATAGTTTGATTTTAGTTTTTATATTTTTATTTGAAAGCTTTTTTACACATGAAGCTTTTTCCATAGTTCTATACATTAGTGGTGTTGGACTTGCCATTTTAAATGTATCTGAAATTAAAACACCAAAACTTTCAGGAAACCCTAGAAATGTTTATCTCTTAGGAGCTTATACTCTTGTAATAACAGCTATTTATGGCTTACAATTACTATAA
- a CDS encoding adenylyltransferase/cytidyltransferase family protein, whose product MTVYTVGTFDLLHVGHLALLEYCKTLGDTFVVGVASDEVVGSYKRNIPVIPLQQRMEMLKALKCVDDVVSYETLEYVSNCEKLDVDIFVIGEDWGSEPHNIAVEEYLKSKGAKIIQVTYNPLTSSTKIKQNVIAQIHEGKYLVNNVS is encoded by the coding sequence ATGACTGTATATACTGTTGGTACTTTTGATTTGTTACATGTTGGTCATTTGGCTTTGTTGGAATATTGTAAAACATTAGGTGATACATTTGTGGTAGGTGTCGCTTCTGATGAAGTAGTAGGCTCATACAAAAGAAATATCCCTGTTATCCCCTTACAACAGAGAATGGAGATGTTAAAAGCTTTAAAATGTGTTGATGATGTTGTATCATATGAGACACTTGAATATGTGTCAAACTGTGAAAAATTAGATGTTGATATTTTTGTCATAGGAGAAGATTGGGGAAGTGAACCACATAATATCGCTGTTGAAGAGTACTTAAAATCAAAAGGTGCAAAAATCATTCAAGTGACTTATAACCCACTTACTTCATCTACAAAGATAAAACAAAATGTTATAGCTCAGATACATGAAGGTAAATATTTAGTAAACAATGTTTCCTAA
- a CDS encoding prolipoprotein diacylglyceryl transferase family protein, which translates to MYPSQLYKAILEGFGVFLVVFLYRKYQNFNGELILVYGMNYGILILFH; encoded by the coding sequence ATATATCCATCTCAGCTTTATAAAGCTATACTTGAGGGTTTTGGTGTTTTCTTAGTAGTTTTTCTTTACCGTAAATATCAAAATTTTAATGGTGAATTAATCTTGGTTTATGGCATGAATTATGGAATTTTAATTTTATTTCATTAG
- a CDS encoding phosphoribosyltransferase translates to MFKDRKDAGRKLAAALQAYKEEAPLVLAIPRGGVELGYEVSKALSADFSLIICRKLPFPLNTESGFGAIAEDGSLYINELAATSISHKEIEQIIAQQSLEIKRRIQTLRGGKPLPSIKGRTVIVVDDGIAMGSTMHVAVELCRKRGAKKIIVAVPVASRQAIQKFSQMADEVVVLESPLDFYAVAQVYENWHDVSDKEVLDFL, encoded by the coding sequence ATGTTTAAAGATCGTAAAGATGCAGGTCGAAAACTGGCAGCTGCATTACAAGCATACAAAGAAGAAGCACCCTTAGTATTGGCGATACCCCGAGGTGGTGTAGAATTGGGATATGAGGTTTCCAAAGCGCTCAGTGCCGATTTTTCACTGATAATCTGCCGCAAACTTCCTTTTCCTCTCAATACAGAGAGCGGCTTTGGCGCAATAGCTGAAGATGGATCACTCTATATCAATGAATTGGCAGCCACATCTATATCCCACAAAGAAATAGAACAGATCATTGCACAGCAAAGTCTTGAGATAAAAAGACGCATCCAGACACTAAGAGGAGGAAAGCCTCTCCCTTCGATAAAAGGACGAACCGTTATAGTGGTCGATGACGGTATCGCAATGGGATCTACTATGCATGTAGCGGTAGAATTGTGCAGAAAGAGAGGTGCGAAAAAGATCATCGTAGCCGTACCGGTGGCCAGTCGACAAGCGATACAAAAATTTTCCCAGATGGCTGATGAAGTTGTGGTACTGGAATCCCCTCTTGATTTTTATGCCGTCGCACAAGTGTATGAAAACTGGCATGATGTAAGCGACAAAGAAGTATTGGATTTTTTGTAG
- a CDS encoding type II toxin-antitoxin system RelE family toxin: MSKYQIAETKTFEKVKKKIDKKLYSKIENFVYPQLRENPFYGSNIKKLKDNLEGYYRYRIGNYRLFYLIEGEKLIVAVVDFKHRQQAYD; this comes from the coding sequence TTGTCTAAATACCAAATTGCTGAAACTAAAACTTTTGAAAAAGTTAAAAAAAAGATAGATAAGAAACTTTATTCAAAAATTGAAAATTTTGTTTATCCTCAGCTAAGAGAAAATCCATTTTATGGCTCAAATATAAAGAAACTAAAAGATAATTTAGAAGGCTACTATAGATACAGAATTGGAAACTATAGGCTTTTTTATCTTATTGAAGGTGAGAAACTTATTGTAGCTGTTGTTGATTTCAAACATAGACAGCAAGCATATGACTAA
- a CDS encoding type II toxin-antitoxin system RelE/ParE family toxin gives MAFKLEWSEEALEDIESIAAYIEKDSPAYAKSVVSKFFEKAEILQEFSELGRKVPETNDITIREIFIYSYRLIYKLNEDTVLFVAVIHGKRLLENHQQSITRHSSQ, from the coding sequence ATGGCTTTCAAACTAGAATGGTCTGAAGAAGCTCTTGAAGATATAGAATCTATTGCCGCATATATAGAAAAAGATTCTCCAGCTTATGCTAAATCAGTAGTTTCAAAGTTTTTTGAAAAAGCTGAAATTTTACAAGAATTTTCAGAGTTAGGTCGAAAAGTTCCAGAAACTAATGATATAACAATTCGTGAAATATTTATTTACAGCTATCGACTCATTTATAAGCTGAATGAAGATACAGTCTTATTTGTAGCTGTTATACACGGAAAAAGACTTCTTGAAAATCATCAGCAAAGTATAACAAGACATAGTAGCCAATAA
- a CDS encoding DUF4145 domain-containing protein — translation MSKYYPPVYEDEQFHCLQCSVYAKQSWGTLTKSGHYTDFKYSQCQHCYKYCYWYKGKMIVPSEAHVAPPHQDLPESCILEYNEARDIASRSPRAAAALLRLAVQKLMVELGEKGKNINTDIGSLVSKGLPVEVQQALDYCRVIGNNDEKHDKRTKIIQAISFKMKHTTKENLFLQ, via the coding sequence ATGAGTAAATATTATCCGCCTGTCTATGAAGATGAACAGTTCCACTGTTTGCAATGTAGTGTATATGCAAAACAGTCATGGGGTACATTAACAAAGTCTGGACACTATACAGATTTCAAATATTCACAATGTCAGCATTGCTATAAATATTGCTATTGGTATAAAGGAAAGATGATTGTTCCATCAGAAGCTCATGTTGCACCTCCACACCAAGACTTGCCAGAATCATGTATTTTAGAGTACAATGAAGCTAGAGATATTGCATCACGGTCTCCTCGTGCAGCTGCAGCATTACTTAGACTAGCAGTTCAAAAACTAATGGTTGAACTGGGAGAAAAAGGGAAAAATATCAATACTGATATTGGTTCTCTTGTTTCAAAAGGCTTACCAGTTGAAGTACAACAAGCGTTAGATTATTGTCGAGTAATTGGTAACAATGACGAGAAGCACGACAAACGGACAAAGATTATACAAGCTATAAGTT